One window of the Acinetobacter equi genome contains the following:
- a CDS encoding MarR family transcriptional regulator gives MSDEINVLLLPHQLNYSLWQVLYTINIHGGCTSIQIAEYLNVSKPSIAKRIQVLMQLNVLQQIETEDKRQKKLTLSPYGEELFEKCYKLVDQLEEQLIKEFDPILIDQTNNFLLELTCKLETSKSGSIHD, from the coding sequence ATGAGTGATGAGATTAATGTACTATTACTTCCTCATCAGCTTAATTATTCTTTATGGCAAGTGCTATACACAATCAATATACATGGGGGTTGTACTTCTATTCAAATCGCTGAATATTTAAATGTTTCTAAACCTTCTATTGCAAAACGTATACAAGTATTAATGCAACTTAATGTACTACAACAAATTGAAACTGAAGATAAACGTCAGAAAAAATTAACACTTAGCCCATACGGTGAAGAGTTATTTGAAAAGTGTTATAAACTTGTAGATCAATTAGAAGAACAACTCATAAAAGAATTTGATCCCATATTAATCGATCAAACTAATAATTTTTTATTGGAATTAACATGTAAATTAGAAACCTCGAAATCAGGTAGTATTCATGACTGA
- the prmB gene encoding 50S ribosomal protein L3 N(5)-glutamine methyltransferase, which produces MDRPTISPEHLQEAAENLTTIRDFIRFGVSALRQYDAHLGQGTEDYFAESSALVLQTLSLDWNADSEILDAKLLPSEVAEFLSLLERRINEKVPTSYLLNLAYFFGKPFYVDERVLIPRSPIAELIENRFAPYCLGENGEKGAAVNNLPENPAPKTPQRILDMCTGSGCIAIALAYAFPDAEVDATDLSKEALEVAQINCEHHNKQYQIALLESDLFEKIPAENQYDLIVSNPPYVDAEDMADLPEEFHHEPEMALAAGQDGLDLVRKMLAQAADYLTEDGLIVIEVGNSEWAMRQNFHTVDFYWLQFQKGGTGIFALTAEQCRKFRDLFIQSVQA; this is translated from the coding sequence GTGGATCGACCGACTATTAGTCCTGAACATTTGCAGGAAGCTGCTGAAAATTTAACAACCATTCGTGATTTTATTCGTTTTGGTGTTTCGGCATTACGTCAATACGATGCGCATTTAGGTCAAGGTACTGAAGATTATTTTGCTGAAAGTTCAGCATTAGTTTTACAGACTTTATCTTTAGATTGGAATGCTGATTCTGAAATTTTAGATGCCAAATTATTACCAAGTGAAGTAGCTGAATTTTTAAGCTTGTTAGAACGTCGCATTAATGAAAAAGTACCAACTTCATATTTGCTAAATTTAGCATATTTCTTTGGTAAACCTTTTTATGTTGATGAACGTGTTCTTATTCCGCGCTCACCAATTGCTGAATTAATTGAAAATCGTTTTGCGCCATATTGCTTAGGTGAAAATGGTGAAAAGGGCGCGGCAGTTAATAATTTACCTGAAAATCCCGCACCTAAAACACCACAGCGTATTTTAGATATGTGCACAGGTTCTGGCTGTATTGCTATTGCTTTAGCTTATGCATTTCCAGATGCTGAAGTTGATGCAACTGATTTATCTAAAGAAGCATTAGAAGTTGCGCAAATTAATTGTGAACATCATAACAAGCAATATCAAATTGCATTGCTTGAATCTGATCTATTTGAAAAAATTCCTGCAGAAAATCAATATGATTTAATCGTATCGAACCCACCTTATGTGGATGCAGAAGATATGGCAGATTTACCTGAAGAATTCCATCACGAACCAGAAATGGCATTGGCTGCTGGGCAAGATGGTTTAGATTTAGTACGTAAAATGCTCGCACAAGCTGCCGATTATTTAACTGAAGATGGCTTAATTGTTATTGAAGTTGGAAACTCAGAGTGGGCAATGCGTCAAAACTTTCATACGGTAGATTTCTACTGGTTACAATTCCAAAAAGGTGGAACAGGCATTTTTGCATTAACAGCAGAACAATGCCGTAAATTCCGCGATTTATTCATTCAATCTGTTCAAGCATAA
- the aroC gene encoding chorismate synthase encodes MAGNSIGQLFRVTTCGESHGVGLMAIIDGVPPGIELSEADLQKDLDRRKPGTSKFATQRKEPDEVEIISGVFEGKTTGTSIGLLIRNTDQKSKDYGNIAQTFRPGHADYTYTQKYGFRDYRGGGRSSARETAMRVAAGAIAKKYLFEKFGIVIRGHVTQIGTEKAEKLDWNEVPNNPFFCGDVDAVPRFEALVTSLREQGTSCGAKLEIIAEKVPVGWGEPVFDRLDADIAHAMMSINAVKGVEIGDGFAVAEQFGHETRDELTTDGFLANHAGGILGGISSGQDIRVAIALKPTASITTPGKTINLQREDTDVLTKGRHDPCVGVRATPIAEAMLAIVLMDHFMRQRAQNADVVAPFSPI; translated from the coding sequence ATGGCAGGCAATAGTATAGGGCAACTCTTCCGTGTAACGACTTGTGGTGAATCTCATGGTGTTGGTTTAATGGCCATTATTGATGGGGTTCCACCAGGAATTGAATTGTCTGAAGCAGATTTACAAAAAGATTTAGATCGCCGTAAACCAGGCACATCTAAATTTGCAACTCAGCGTAAAGAACCTGATGAAGTTGAAATTATTTCTGGTGTTTTTGAGGGTAAAACAACAGGAACTTCAATTGGTTTATTGATTCGTAATACAGACCAAAAATCGAAAGATTATGGAAATATTGCGCAAACTTTTAGACCTGGTCATGCTGACTATACTTATACTCAAAAGTATGGTTTCCGTGATTATCGTGGTGGTGGTCGCTCAAGTGCTCGTGAAACTGCAATGCGTGTAGCTGCGGGTGCAATTGCGAAAAAATATCTGTTTGAAAAATTTGGCATAGTTATTCGTGGTCATGTGACTCAAATTGGTACAGAAAAAGCAGAGAAATTGGATTGGAATGAAGTTCCAAACAATCCATTTTTCTGTGGTGATGTTGATGCAGTTCCGCGTTTTGAAGCTTTAGTTACCTCTTTACGTGAGCAAGGAACAAGCTGTGGTGCGAAACTTGAAATTATTGCTGAAAAAGTACCTGTAGGATGGGGTGAACCAGTATTTGATCGTTTAGATGCTGATATTGCTCATGCGATGATGTCGATCAATGCCGTCAAAGGCGTTGAAATTGGTGATGGTTTTGCTGTCGCAGAGCAATTTGGACATGAAACACGTGATGAATTAACAACAGATGGTTTTTTAGCGAATCATGCAGGTGGTATTTTAGGAGGTATTTCAAGTGGTCAAGACATTCGTGTTGCGATTGCGTTGAAACCAACAGCTTCTATTACAACGCCTGGTAAAACGATTAATCTTCAACGTGAAGATACAGATGTATTAACCAAAGGTCGTCATGATCCTTGTGTTGGAGTGAGAGCAACACCAATTGCTGAAGCTATGCTTGCAATTGTGTTAATGGATCATTTTATGCGTCAACGTGCACAAAATGCTGATGTAGTCGCTCCATTTTCACCTATTTAA
- a CDS encoding Ail/Lom family outer membrane beta-barrel protein yields the protein MKNLIIIALASCISSTVFASNSVSLGYSQGKFAKADTLKGFNLKYSHEFDNQWGLITSATYMKAETQNAQFTTHGTVLGSLKVNSEYKHQYSSLLIGPTYRVNEYINLYGTLGLGIHNAKAKATVSTLNQYNRASSTATKTKRTNALAYGAGAQINVTPSFLIDVGYEGTNIEYGNKKQKLNSFVVGVGYKF from the coding sequence ATGAAAAATTTAATTATTATCGCCCTTGCTTCTTGTATTTCATCAACAGTATTTGCAAGTAATTCAGTTTCTTTAGGATATTCACAAGGCAAATTTGCTAAAGCAGATACGTTAAAAGGATTTAATCTTAAATATTCTCATGAATTTGATAATCAATGGGGGCTCATAACTTCTGCAACCTATATGAAAGCAGAAACACAAAATGCTCAGTTTACTACTCATGGCACTGTTTTAGGTAGTTTAAAAGTCAATTCTGAATATAAACATCAATATTCTTCTCTATTGATTGGTCCAACTTATAGAGTTAATGAGTATATTAATTTATACGGTACACTTGGATTAGGTATTCATAATGCTAAAGCTAAAGCTACAGTCTCTACCTTAAACCAATATAATAGAGCATCATCAACTGCTACAAAAACAAAAAGGACTAATGCATTAGCTTATGGTGCTGGAGCACAAATAAATGTAACTCCTAGCTTTTTAATTGATGTTGGATATGAAGGAACAAATATTGAATATGGCAATAAAAAACAAAAATTAAATTCCTTTGTAGTTGGAGTTGGTTATAAATTCTAA
- a CDS encoding cyd operon YbgE family protein encodes MTDITINSNSEEKKPNKYGMFISCLLAFPLAAVLLVHPSAMLNSNGEYSHSAMMLIMIGISGGFIHGVGFQPRFWLWKWLFSPWIAWPLMIWGYYTWFIA; translated from the coding sequence ATGACTGACATCACAATAAATTCAAATTCAGAAGAAAAAAAGCCAAATAAATATGGAATGTTTATTTCATGTTTACTTGCCTTTCCTTTAGCAGCTGTTTTACTGGTTCATCCATCTGCAATGTTAAATTCAAATGGAGAATATAGTCATAGTGCCATGATGCTTATCATGATTGGTATCTCTGGTGGATTTATTCATGGTGTCGGCTTTCAACCAAGATTTTGGCTCTGGAAATGGCTATTTAGTCCGTGGATTGCATGGCCTTTAATGATCTGGGGATACTATACTTGGTTTATTGCTTAA
- the cydX gene encoding cytochrome bd-I oxidase subunit CydX, producing the protein MWYFTWILGVLMACFAGVLSALYIENHQDLDEE; encoded by the coding sequence ATGTGGTATTTTACATGGATTCTCGGTGTATTAATGGCGTGCTTTGCTGGTGTTCTAAGCGCACTATACATTGAAAATCATCAAGATCTTGATGAGGAATAA
- the cydB gene encoding cytochrome d ubiquinol oxidase subunit II → MIEYEILKIIWWVLVGVLLIGFALTDGFDMGSMALMPFVGKTDEERRAAINTIAPHWDGNQVWFITAGGALFAAWPLVYATAFSGMYWALLLVLFALFLRPVGFDYRSKLENTKWRNSWDCGLAIGGAVPALVFGVAFGNMFLGVPFHLDSTLRSFYEGSFFALLNPFALICGIVSLSMLCAHGGAWLMLRTDGELKKRASKAAQLMGVVYLICFLAAGAWLYFGGIQGYTLQQPFDINGIANPLAKEVITNANPGWMNNYTLYPITIAAPVVAILGSLIVIASASKVKAGLTFLGSSLAIVGTILTAGFSLFPFLMPSSIDPVSSLTMWDAVSSQNTLTVMTVAACIFVPIILAYTFWCYYKMWGVITNKHIEENSHSLY, encoded by the coding sequence ATGATCGAATATGAAATTCTCAAAATAATTTGGTGGGTATTGGTTGGTGTTCTCCTTATAGGTTTTGCATTAACTGATGGTTTCGACATGGGCTCTATGGCACTTATGCCTTTTGTTGGTAAAACAGATGAAGAGCGCCGTGCGGCAATCAATACCATTGCACCTCACTGGGATGGTAACCAAGTTTGGTTTATCACAGCTGGTGGTGCCCTATTTGCTGCATGGCCTTTAGTTTATGCAACAGCATTCTCTGGAATGTATTGGGCCTTATTATTAGTCCTATTCGCCTTGTTTTTACGACCTGTTGGATTTGATTACCGATCTAAACTTGAAAATACAAAATGGCGTAATTCATGGGATTGTGGTCTTGCTATTGGTGGTGCAGTACCAGCATTAGTATTTGGCGTTGCTTTCGGCAATATGTTCTTAGGTGTTCCATTTCACCTAGACTCAACATTGCGTTCTTTCTATGAAGGTAGTTTCTTTGCGCTACTTAATCCATTTGCCTTAATTTGCGGTATTGTCAGTTTATCTATGCTATGTGCTCATGGTGGTGCATGGTTAATGTTAAGAACTGATGGTGAATTAAAAAAACGGGCATCGAAAGCTGCTCAACTGATGGGTGTTGTATATTTAATTTGCTTCTTAGCTGCTGGTGCATGGTTATACTTTGGTGGAATTCAAGGTTATACCTTGCAACAGCCATTCGATATTAACGGTATCGCAAATCCACTGGCAAAAGAAGTGATTACAAATGCCAATCCAGGTTGGATGAATAACTATACCCTTTACCCAATTACAATCGCTGCTCCTGTTGTTGCAATATTAGGTTCACTTATTGTGATTGCTTCAGCTAGTAAAGTAAAAGCAGGACTTACATTCTTAGGTTCATCTTTAGCAATTGTAGGTACAATTTTAACGGCTGGATTCTCATTATTCCCATTCCTTATGCCTTCAAGTATTGATCCTGTATCGAGCTTAACAATGTGGGATGCTGTTTCTAGCCAGAATACTTTGACAGTAATGACAGTTGCTGCGTGTATTTTTGTTCCAATCATATTGGCATACACATTTTGGTGTTACTACAAAATGTGGGGTGTTATTACCAATAAACATATTGAAGAAAATTCACATAGCCTTTACTAA
- a CDS encoding cytochrome ubiquinol oxidase subunit I: MISESVVDLSRFQFAMTAMYHFIFVPLTLGLAFILAIMETTYVISGKEIYKDMTKFWGKLFGINFALGVTTGLTMEFQFGTNWAYYSHYVGDIFGAPLAIEGLMAFFLESTFIGLFFFGWDRLSKVQHLCVTWLVAIGSNMSALWILIANGWMNNPVGSVFNYETMRMELVDFGQLLFNPVAQVKFVHTVSAGYVTGAIFVLAISSFYLLKKRDLPFARRSFAIAAIFGLASTCSVILLGDESGYEVGDVQKSKLAAIEAEWDTQPPPASITLIGFPDSDTMTTNYAIKIPYVLGIIATRSTDTPILGVKDLITLHEQRIRNGMIAYDHLEKLRAGDQSPELKAAFSESQKDLGYGLLLKKYTTNVVDANEEQIKAAAKDSIPDVPTLFYAFRIMVFSGFLMLLLFVLAAYAVAKRNAENKPWLLKFALFSLPLPWLAAQTGWYVAEVGRQPWTIGEVLPTYLSASSLSEADVIGSITALALFYTVLLVIELYLMIKFSRLGPSSLHTGKYHFEKLEAAKKVNEESQS; encoded by the coding sequence ATGATTTCTGAAAGCGTGGTCGATTTATCGCGGTTCCAGTTTGCAATGACTGCGATGTATCACTTTATTTTTGTTCCACTCACTTTAGGTCTTGCTTTTATACTTGCCATTATGGAAACCACATATGTGATTTCTGGTAAAGAAATTTATAAAGACATGACCAAATTCTGGGGAAAACTATTTGGTATTAACTTTGCTCTAGGGGTAACTACAGGTTTAACCATGGAGTTTCAGTTTGGTACTAACTGGGCATATTATTCACATTATGTAGGTGATATTTTTGGAGCACCTTTAGCCATTGAAGGTCTGATGGCCTTTTTCTTAGAATCAACTTTTATTGGTTTATTCTTCTTTGGTTGGGATCGCTTATCTAAAGTTCAACATTTATGTGTGACATGGCTCGTAGCTATTGGCTCGAATATGTCAGCTCTATGGATCTTGATTGCAAATGGCTGGATGAATAACCCTGTCGGTTCTGTATTTAACTATGAAACTATGCGTATGGAGTTGGTTGACTTTGGTCAATTACTTTTCAACCCCGTTGCTCAAGTTAAATTTGTACATACTGTTTCGGCAGGTTATGTAACAGGTGCAATTTTTGTTCTCGCTATTTCAAGTTTCTATTTATTGAAAAAACGTGATTTACCATTTGCTCGCCGCTCTTTCGCAATTGCTGCTATTTTTGGTCTAGCTTCTACATGCTCTGTAATTCTTTTGGGTGATGAATCTGGGTATGAAGTAGGTGATGTACAAAAATCCAAACTTGCTGCAATTGAAGCTGAGTGGGATACTCAACCACCTCCTGCATCTATTACGCTCATTGGTTTCCCTGATAGCGATACCATGACAACCAATTATGCAATTAAAATTCCTTATGTATTAGGTATTATTGCTACTCGATCAACAGATACCCCAATTTTAGGTGTAAAAGATCTGATCACACTTCATGAACAACGTATCCGTAATGGTATGATTGCTTATGATCACTTAGAAAAACTACGTGCAGGCGATCAGTCTCCTGAACTTAAAGCAGCATTTTCTGAGTCTCAAAAAGATTTAGGTTATGGCTTGCTTCTGAAGAAATACACAACAAATGTTGTAGATGCAAATGAAGAGCAAATTAAGGCTGCTGCAAAAGACAGTATTCCTGATGTTCCAACATTATTCTACGCATTCCGTATCATGGTGTTCTCTGGCTTTTTAATGCTTCTTCTATTCGTTTTAGCTGCTTATGCTGTTGCTAAACGTAATGCAGAAAATAAACCGTGGTTATTAAAGTTTGCTCTATTCTCTTTGCCACTTCCATGGCTTGCTGCTCAAACAGGTTGGTATGTTGCTGAAGTAGGTCGTCAACCTTGGACTATTGGTGAAGTATTACCAACATATCTTTCTGCTTCTAGTTTAAGTGAAGCTGATGTTATTGGTTCTATCACTGCATTAGCATTGTTCTATACCGTTTTACTTGTCATTGAATTGTATTTAATGATCAAATTCTCACGCCTTGGACCAAGTTCTCTTCATACTGGGAAATACCACTTCGAGAAACTTGAAGCTGCTAAAAAGGTAAATGAGGAGTCTCAATCATGA
- the cydP gene encoding cytochrome oxidase putative small subunit CydP translates to MSSKRTDFNKRITREIIAILIIKVIILLVIKNIWFTEPTIPKNFDNQVAERIAGDNSINKETR, encoded by the coding sequence ATGAGCTCAAAACGAACGGATTTTAACAAGCGAATTACCCGTGAAATAATAGCTATTTTAATTATCAAAGTTATTATTTTACTTGTCATAAAAAATATTTGGTTTACCGAACCAACGATTCCTAAAAATTTTGATAATCAAGTTGCCGAGCGTATTGCTGGTGACAATTCCATAAACAAGGAGACACGTTGA
- a CDS encoding OB-fold-containig protein: protein MQQFLLDSNLIPFHVSLIILILLSVVETIGYYFNIKPSSFFKSFFPHYLTSSPLINVKFSKLLIIIFLLLNFSVAGYVIEFIIFAKFHTFVPAYYIFIPVLIIAVFFTVFMIHCLDQVIKPKVKRKNFVLIGRLATISSGNARPGSSAQARVRDEFGQLHYIQVEPEFGELELHSQIILIKQQKSHYIAKRISKSNHLFQD from the coding sequence ATGCAGCAATTCCTTCTTGATTCGAACTTAATTCCTTTTCACGTAAGTTTAATCATTCTTATTTTGCTTAGCGTAGTGGAAACCATTGGCTACTATTTCAATATTAAACCTAGCTCCTTTTTTAAATCATTTTTTCCACATTATTTGACAAGCTCTCCGCTGATTAATGTCAAATTTTCAAAACTACTCATTATTATCTTTTTATTATTAAATTTTAGCGTCGCTGGTTATGTCATTGAATTTATAATTTTTGCAAAATTTCATACATTTGTTCCTGCATATTACATTTTCATTCCGGTTCTTATCATTGCTGTATTTTTTACAGTTTTTATGATTCACTGCCTTGATCAAGTTATTAAACCTAAAGTTAAGCGGAAAAATTTTGTTCTTATTGGTCGCTTAGCGACAATTTCTAGTGGTAATGCTCGCCCTGGTTCTTCCGCCCAAGCTCGAGTAAGAGATGAATTTGGTCAGTTGCATTATATACAAGTTGAGCCAGAATTTGGTGAGCTAGAACTACACTCACAGATTATTTTAATCAAACAGCAAAAATCACATTATATTGCGAAAAGAATTTCAAAATCGAATCATCTTTTCCAAGATTAA
- a CDS encoding Rieske (2Fe-2S) protein produces MFKICDTTDVPEREARSFETPDGDTIFITQRDGRFFAYQNLCPHLQVELEFLENQFLDRDQEYIECSTHGALFFVETGECFSGPCQGQSLEKVDIEVHSDGGIYLID; encoded by the coding sequence ATGTTTAAGATTTGTGATACCACTGATGTTCCTGAGCGTGAAGCACGCTCATTTGAAACACCAGATGGAGATACCATTTTCATCACTCAACGTGATGGACGTTTTTTTGCATACCAAAATTTATGTCCACACTTACAAGTTGAACTTGAATTTCTAGAAAATCAATTCTTAGATCGAGATCAAGAATATATCGAATGTTCTACTCATGGTGCTTTATTCTTTGTTGAAACAGGCGAATGTTTTTCTGGACCTTGTCAGGGGCAATCACTTGAAAAAGTGGATATAGAAGTGCATTCTGATGGCGGTATTTACCTTATAGATTAA
- a CDS encoding adenosine kinase, whose translation MATVDLFAIGNALIDQEFKVSDDFLTQQNLQKGTMQLSDGETQANLYNNLLKTQNYKGQTSGGSAANTTVAFSALGGSAFYGCRVGNDDLGEIYLKGLNDAGIETSQQSISEGVTGTCMVLVSDDSERTMHTYLGITAELSDQEINFEPLKTAQWLYIEGYLSTSETARIAVKQAREIAKENQVKIALTLSDPAMVQYAREGLNELIDDGVDLLFCNQQEALMYTETDHLDDALTKLKLLSKYIVITLSEKGALIATKNNTFTVPGRQVNAVDTNGAGDAFAGAFLYALNSGMSFTQAAELAVLISSEVVSKFGARLDIPEYVELFQRYQQESI comes from the coding sequence ATGGCTACAGTTGATCTTTTTGCAATTGGTAATGCATTAATTGACCAAGAATTCAAAGTTTCAGATGACTTCTTAACTCAACAAAACCTGCAAAAAGGCACTATGCAGCTTTCAGATGGTGAAACACAAGCAAATTTATACAACAACTTACTCAAAACTCAAAATTATAAAGGTCAGACCTCTGGTGGTTCAGCTGCAAATACAACAGTTGCATTTAGTGCTTTAGGTGGATCTGCATTTTATGGCTGTCGTGTAGGAAATGATGATCTTGGAGAAATTTATCTTAAAGGTCTAAATGATGCAGGTATTGAAACTTCTCAACAATCTATTAGTGAAGGTGTAACAGGTACATGTATGGTTCTTGTGAGCGATGACTCTGAACGTACAATGCATACCTATTTGGGGATTACTGCTGAATTAAGTGATCAAGAAATTAACTTTGAACCTTTAAAAACAGCTCAGTGGTTATATATTGAAGGTTATTTATCAACAAGTGAAACAGCTCGTATTGCTGTAAAACAAGCTCGTGAAATTGCTAAAGAAAATCAAGTTAAAATTGCTTTAACTTTGTCAGATCCTGCAATGGTTCAATATGCACGTGAAGGCTTAAATGAGCTAATTGATGATGGTGTTGATCTATTATTTTGTAATCAGCAAGAAGCATTAATGTATACAGAAACTGATCATTTAGATGATGCTTTAACTAAGTTGAAATTACTAAGTAAATACATTGTCATTACATTGAGTGAAAAAGGTGCTTTAATTGCAACTAAAAATAACACTTTTACTGTTCCAGGTCGTCAAGTAAATGCAGTTGATACAAATGGTGCTGGAGATGCATTTGCAGGTGCATTTTTATATGCCTTAAACTCAGGAATGAGTTTTACACAAGCCGCTGAACTAGCTGTTCTCATTTCAAGTGAAGTCGTTTCTAAATTTGGTGCTCGTCTAGATATACCTGAATATGTAGAATTATTTCAACGCTATCAGCAGGAATCAATTTAA
- a CDS encoding GNAT family N-acetyltransferase has translation MNIEIKEVITLPESIVELENEANKEGFVLVSRMIEEFKSGKNRFDRPGEFLLTAHDGDKLIACGGLNQQWNENDVEPRIGRVRRFYVLPEYSKHGVGKQLLQYLEKKAIQDFSALCLHTDTHPAANFYQKMNYVFVGNHPNYNYFKYLI, from the coding sequence ATGAATATAGAAATTAAAGAAGTAATCACATTACCTGAGTCAATTGTAGAGCTTGAAAATGAAGCAAATAAAGAAGGCTTTGTACTTGTTTCACGGATGATAGAAGAATTTAAAAGTGGGAAGAATCGATTTGATCGCCCTGGGGAATTTTTACTTACCGCTCATGATGGAGATAAGTTAATTGCATGCGGTGGCTTAAACCAGCAGTGGAATGAAAATGATGTAGAGCCTAGAATTGGTCGTGTAAGACGCTTTTATGTATTGCCAGAATATAGTAAGCATGGTGTAGGTAAACAGTTATTACAATATTTGGAAAAAAAGGCAATTCAGGACTTCTCAGCTTTATGTTTGCATACAGATACACATCCAGCGGCGAATTTTTATCAGAAAATGAATTATGTTTTTGTTGGGAATCATCCAAATTATAACTATTTCAAATATCTAATTTAA